A region from the Lycium barbarum isolate Lr01 chromosome 8, ASM1917538v2, whole genome shotgun sequence genome encodes:
- the LOC132608246 gene encoding uncharacterized protein LOC132608246: MVQAGEKRLLQLHELEEFLYHAYENAKMYKERTKRIHDRRIQSRDFDPRQLVLLYNSRMKIFGGKLKSKWSGPFDIVRVTAHGAVELKRPNSNETFLVNGQRVKHYYGEVTDCARTTIDLEEA; encoded by the coding sequence atggttcaagctggagagAAGAGACTGTTGCAGCTGCATGAGTTGGAGGAATTTCTctatcatgcttatgaaaacgCGAAAATGTATAAGGAGCGCACCAAGAGAATTCATGACAGGCGCATCCAATCTCGTGACTTTGATCCTAGGCAGTTAGTATTGCTGTATAACTCCAGGATGAAGATTTTCGGTGGAAAGCTGAAGAGTAAGTGGTCCGGACCATTCGATATAGTTCGCGTGACTGCACATGGTGCAGTCGAGCTAAAAAGACCCAACTCGAATGAGACATTCTTGGTGAATGGGcagagagtgaagcattactacggGGAGGTCACTGATTGCGCCAGGACCACCAtcgatctagaagaggcttga